A window of Aquibium oceanicum genomic DNA:
ACGGCCGTACTCAGGGAGAAGAAACGGATCGGCGCCGACATGGTCGCGCAGGGTGAAGGTCACTGATGGTTTCGGCGATGGACAAGACCGCGACGGCCGGCGGCGCACATCGGTGGGATGTCGATCCCGTGCTCACCGTCGAACACCTGACCATGCGCTTCGGCGGCCTCGTTGCCGTCAGCGACCTCTCCTTCAACGTCGGGCGCGGCGACATCACGGCGCTGATCGGGCCCAACGGCGCGGGCAAGACCACCGTCTTCAACTGCGTCACCGGCTTCTACAAGCCGACCGAGGGACGCACGGTGATGCGCCACGGGGCGGGCCTGCAGCAGGACGTCATCGACGAGGTGACCGACAGCGGCCTGCGCTGGAAGCAGGACGCCAACAGCGCCGTCTTCCTGCTCGAGCGCATGCCCGACTTCGAGATCTCGCATCGCGCCAAGGTGGCGCGCACGTTCCAGAACATCCGGCTCTTCGGCGGCATGACGGTGCTGGAGAACCTCCTGGTGGCGCAGCACAATCCGCTGATGAAGGCGTCCGCCTTCACCTTCGGCGGCATCGTGGGCATTCCCGCCTACAAGCGCGCCGAGCGGGAAGCGATCGATCGGGCCGTCTACTGGCTGGAACAGGTCCGCCTGATCGAGCGCGCGGACGATCCCGCCGCCGATTTGCCCTACGGCGACCAGAGGCGCCTCGAGATCGCCCGCGCCATGTGCACGGAACCGCTGCTCCTGTGCCTCGACGAGCCGGCGGCCGGTCTCAATCCGCGCGAATCGCAGGAACTCAACGAACTCCTGAAGTTCATCCGCGAAAACCACGGCACGTCCGTGCTCCTCATCGAGCACGACATGGGCGTGGTCATGGAGATATCGGATCACATCGTGGTGCTGGACTACGGCGTGAAGATTTCCGACGGCGACGCCGACCACGTGAGAAACGACCCGAAGGTGATCGCCGCCTATCTCGGCGTCGACGACGAGGAGGAGATCGATATTCCCGAAGTGCTCCACGATGTGGAGGACGCCGAGGCGCGATCGGGCACCACCCTTCACGACGAGGGAGGCAAGGCATGAGCCCGAGCGAGCCGATGCTGAGCGTCCGCAAGGTCGAGACCTACTACGGCAAGATCGTCGCGCTGCGCGGCGTCGACGTCGACGTCTATCCGGGCGAGATCGTCACCCTGATCGGTGCCAACGGTGCCGGCAAATCGACGCTGATGATGACCATCTGCGGCAGCCCGCAGGCGAGGTCCGGCCAGATCGTCTATGACGGGCAGGACATTACCGCGATGCCGACCCACGAGATCATCCGTCTCGGCATCGCCCAGTCGCCCGAGGGCCGCCGCATCTTCCCGCGCATGACCGTCATGGAGAACCTCCAGATGGGCGCCTCGCTGGTGGCTGACGAGCATTTCGACGGCGACCTGAAGCGCATCTTCGAGCTCTTCCCGCGCCTGAAGGAACGGGCCGGGCAGCGCGGCGGCACGCTTTCGGGCGGCGAGCAGCAGATGCTGGCGATCGCCCGCGCGCTGATGGGCCGCCCCAAGCTGCTTCTCCTGGACGAGCCGTCCCTCGGCCTCGCACCGCTGATCGTCAAGCAGATCTTCGAGGTCATCAAGGAGCTGAACCGCACCGACGGGCTGACGGTGTTCCTCGTCGAGCAGAACGCCTTCCACGCGCTCAAGCTCGCGCATCGGGGCTATGTGATGGTGAACGGCTCCATCACGATGAGCGGAACCGGCGCGGAGCTCCTGAAACGCGAAGAGGTGCGCGCGGCCTATCTCGAAGGCGGGAGGCACTGAGCGGGAACATGGAAAAGGCAAACGGTCTTCTGTGGGAAGTCTCGGCGTGGGAGTTCGTCTTCGTCACGATCATCCTGGCCGGCGCGGCGGCTTTCATGACGGGACGCTCGGCGGCGAACGTCTGGCTGGAGAAGCGACAGCTCGTCGTCTATCTCGTGCTGCTCGCCGCCGCGACGCGGTTCATCCATTTCGCGCTGTTTTCCGGCAGCCTCCTGACCATCTACTATTACGTGATCGATCTCGCGGTCCTGCTCGTCATCGGCTTCGCCGGCATGCGCATGACGCGGTCGAAGCAGATGGCCACGCAATACGGCTTCGCGTTCGACCGCGCAGGACCCTTCGGATGGAAGCGGCGCTGAGCGCGACGGCGGAGCAGCGACCACACGGCTGTTTACGAAGTTCGACCTGAAGCCTTTATTTCGCTCAAGAAGTGGGCTTTTATGTCGGCAAGCGGGAAAGGGAACACCCGCACACAACCGGTCCGGAAAGACCAAACACCCTCACGGCCGGTTCAGGCATTCCTCAGGTGTTTAAGGGAGTTACCATGAAGAAATCACTCTTGGCAGGCGTTGCGCTGACGTTCGCGATGTCTTCCGCCGCCTATGCGGACATCCTCATCGGGACCGCCGGGCCGATGACCGGGCAGTATGCGTCGTTCGGCGCGCAGATGAAGGCGGGCGCCGAGCAGGCCGTCGAGGACATCAACGCGGCCGGCGGCGTCAACGGCGAGATGCTCAAGCTGTTCATCGGCGACGATGCCTGCGATCCCAAGCAGGCCGTGGCCGTGGCCAACCAGGCGGCCGGCGAAGGCGTTGCCTTCATGGCCGGCCACTTCTGCTCGGGTTCCTCGATCCCGGCTTCGGCCGTCTACGCCGAGGAAGGCATCGTCCAGATCTCGCCGGCATCGACCAATCCGAAGTTCACCGACGAGCGTCCGGGCGAAGGCATCTTCCGCGTCTGCGGCCGCGACGACCAGCAGGGCGCTGTCGCCGGCCAGTTCCTGGTCGACAACTTCGCCGACAAGAAGGTCGCGTTCGTCCACGACAAGACCGCCTACGGCAAGGGTCTCGCCGACGCCACCATGGCGGCCTACGAGGCAGCCGGCGGCAAGCCCGCGATGTACGAAGCCTACACCGCCGGTGAAAAGGACTACACCGCGCTGGTCTCCAAGCTGAAGTCGGAAGGCGTCGGCGTTCTCTATGTCGGCGGCTACCACACCGAAGCCGGCCTCATGGCCCGCCAGATGCGCGAGCAGGGCATGGACACCGTGCTGGTGTCGGGCGATGCGCTCGTGACCGACGAGTACTGGGCGATCACCGGCGATGCCGGCGAAGGCACGCTGATGACCTTCTCGCCCGATCCGCGCAAGAACGAGACCGCGGCTCCGCTGGTCGAGAAGTTCCGCGCCAAGGGCATCGAGCCGGAAGGCTACGTGCTCTACACCTACGCCGCGATCCAGGCGTGGGCGGATGCGGTGAAGACCGCCGGTTCGACCGACTTCGAGCCCGTGGTCAAGGCGCTGGACGACGGCACGTTCGAGACCGTGCTCGGCTCGCTCGAGTTCGACGACAAGGGCGACGTGACCCTGCCGGGCTACGTGTTCTACGAGTGGAAGGACGGCAACTACGACTATCTGGTGCAGTAAGCTCCAGACCTAGTCCTTCACTGGATTTCGGGCCCGGCGCAGCGATGCGCCGGGCCTTTTTCTTGCCCGCGGCCTCCGGGATTTCGTTTGCACTGCAGCATTTCCGGGCTAAACATTGGAGTGCCTCATTATTCCCCATTGCGGAGCCGGACTTTGCCGATTTCCAAGATCCTCGTCGCCAACCGTTCCGAAATCGCGATCCGCATCTTCCGGGCAGCCAACGAACTCGACATCCGAACGGTCGCCATCTGGGCGGAGGAGGACAAGTACTCGCTGCACCGGTTCAAGGCGGACGAATCCTATCCGATCGGCCGCGGGCCGCATCTGGCGAAGGACATGGGGCCGATCGAGAGCTACCTGTCGATCGAGGAGGTGATGCGGGTCGCCAAGCTGTCGGGCGCGGACGCGATCCATCCCGGCTACGGACTCCTGTCGGAAAGCCCCGAATTCGCGGAAGCGTGCGCCGAGAACGGCATCGTCTTCATCGGCCCGAAGGCGGAAACGATGCGCCGGCTGGGCAACAAGGTCGCCGCGCGCAACCTTGCCATCGAGATCGGCGTGCCGGTCGTACCGGCGACCGGGCCGCTCCCGGACGATCCCGAAGCCATCAAGGCACTGGCGGCAGACGTGGGATATCCCGTCATGCTCAAGGCTTCCTGGGGTGGCGGCGGCCGCGGCATGCGCTCGATCCGCTCGGAGGCCGACCTCCTGCGAGAGGTGACCGAGGGCAAGCGCGAGGCCAAGGCGGCATTCGGCAAGGACGAGGTCTACCTGGAAAAGCTCATCGAGCGCGCGCGCCACGTCGAAGTGCAGGTGCTGGGCGACACGCACGGAAACGCCGTCCACCTGTTCGAGCGCGATTGCTCCATCCAGCGGCGCAACCAGAAAGTCGTTGAGCGCGCCCCCGCCCCCTACCTCTCGCAGGACCTGCGCGACGAACTCTGCGGCTACGCCCTGAAGCTCGCCAAGGACACGGCCTACATCGGCGCCGGAACGGTCGAGTTCCTCCAGGACGCCGATACCGGGAAGTTCTACTTCATCGAGGTCAACCCGCGCATCCAGGTCGAGCACACGGTCACGGAGGAAGTGACCGGCATCGACATCGTCAAGGCGCAGATCCACATCCTCGACGGCTTCGCCATCGGCACGCCGGAATCGGGCGTTCCCGCGCAGGCCGACATCAAGCTCAACGGCCATGCGCTCCAGTGCCGCATCACCACGGAAGACCCCGAGCAGAACTTCATCCCCGACTACGGCCGCATCACCGCCTATCGAGGCGCGACCGGCTTCGGCATCCGGCTCGACGGCGGCACGGCCTATTCCGGCGCGGTCATCACCCGCTTCTACGATCCGCTGCTGGAGAAGGTGACCGCCTGGGCGCCGACGCCGCAGGAGGCGATCGCCCGCATGGACCGGGCGCTGCGCGAATTCCGCATCCGCGGCGTGGCGACCAACCTGACCTTCCTCGAAGCGATCATCACCCACCCGCAGTTCCGCGACAACAGCTACACGACGCGCTTCATCGACTCCACGCCGGAGCTCTTCAATCAGGTGAAGCGGCGGGACCGCGCGACCAAGCTCCTCAATTATCTCGCCGACGTCACCGTCAACGGCCATCCGGAAGCGCGCGGGCGGCCGCGGCCGAACCCGGACGCAGCGGCCCCCGTCGTGCCCTTCGTCGGCGGCGAGGTTCCCGAGGGCAGCAAGCAGCTGCTCGACCGGCTCGGCCCCGAGAACTTCGCGAAATGGATGCGACTCGAACAGCGGGTCCTCGTCACCGACACGACGATGCGCGACGGCCATCAGTCGCTTCTGGCGACCAGGGTGCGGACCTACGACATCGGCCGCATCGCCGGCGCCTATGCCCGCGCGCTGCCGCAGCTCCTGTCGCTCGAATGCTGGGGCGGCGCCACGTTCGACGTCGCCATGCGCTTCCTCACCGAGGATCCTTGGGAACGGCTGGACAAGGTCCGCAAGGGCGCGCCGAACCTGCTGCTCCAGATGCTGCTCCGAGGCGCCAACGGCGTCGGCTACACGAACTATCCCGATAACGTCGTCCGGCACTTCGTCAAGCAGGCGGCGGCGGGCGGCATCGACCTCTTCCGCGTCTTCGACTGCCTGAACTGGGTCGAGAACATGCGCGTCGCCATGGACGCGGTGATCGAGGAAGGCAAGCTCTGCGAGGCGACGATCTGCTACACGGGCGACATCCTGGACCCCGCCCGGTCGAAGTACGATCTCAAGTACTATGCGGCGCTGGCCAAGGAGCTGGAGGCCGCGGGCGCCCACATCATCGCGGTCAAGGACATGGCGGGGCTCCTGAAGCCGGGCGCCGCGCGGGTCCTCTTCAAGGCGCTGCGCGAGGAGACCGGGCTTCCGATCCATTTCCACACGCACGACACGTCCGGCATTTCCGCCGCCACCGTGCTCGCCGCCATCGAGAGCGGCGTGGACGCGGTCGACACGGCCATGGACGCGCTGTCGGGCGACACCTCGCAGCCCTGCCTCGGCTCGATCGCGGAGGCGCTCAAGGGAAGCGACCGCGATCCGGGGCTCGATCCGGCCTGGATTCGCAGGATCTCCTTCTACTGGGAGGCGGTGCGCAACCAGTACGCCGCCTTCGAGAGCGACCTCAAGGGACCCGCCTCGGAGGTCTACCTGCACGAAATGCCGGGTGGCCAGTTCACCAATCTCAAGGAACAGGCCCGCTCGCTCGGCCTGGAAACGCGGTGGCACGAGGTGGCGCAGGCCTATCACGACGTCAACCTGATGTTCGGCGACATCGTCAAGGTCACGCCGTCGTCCAAGGTGGTCGGCGACATGGCGCTGATGATGGTGAGCCAGGACCTGACGGTGGCCGACGTCGAGAATCCGGCCAAGGACATCGCTTTCCCCGATTCGGTCGTCTCCATGCTGCGCGGCGATCTCGGGCAGTCGCCCGGCGGTTGGCCCGAAGCGTTGCAGAAGAAGGCGCTGAAGGGCGAGAAGCCGATCACGGTGCGGCCCGGCTCGCTGCTGAAGCCGGCCGACCTTCCGGCCGTCCGCGCCGAGGCGGAAGAGAAGCTCGGCCGCGAGATCAGCGAGTTCGAGTTCGCATCGTCGCTCATGTATCCGAAGGTGTTCGCCGATTTCGCCGCCGCGCAGGAGGCGTACGGCCCCGTCAGCGTGCTGCCGACGCCGACCTACTTCTACGGCATGACGCCCGAGGAGGAGATCTTCGTCGACATCGAGCGCGGCAAGACGCTGGTGATCCGCTGCCTCGCCATCGGCGAGCCGGACGAAAAGGGCATGGTGACCGTCTTCTTCGAGCTCAACGGCCAGCCGCGTCGCGTCAAGGTGCCGGACCGTGCTCACGGCGCCTCGAACGGCAAGGCGCGGCGCAAGGCCGAGCCCGGCAACGACCTGCATGTCGGTGCGCCCATGCCGGGCGTCGTCTCGACGCTCGCGATCGCCGCCGGCCAGGAGGTCAAGGCCGGCGACGTGCTCCTGTCGATCGAGGCCATGAAGATGGAGACGGCGCTGCACGCCGAACGCGACGGCAAGATCGCCGAAGTGCTGGTGCACGCCGGGGACCAGATCGACGCCAAGGACCTGCTCGTCGTCTACGCGGAATGAAAAGGGGCCGCGCGAGGCGGCCCCTGATATGCGTCGTTCGAGCGCGGCGGCTCGTCAGCCGTCGATCTGCTGCGCCATGATGGCGATCGCCTTCTGGTAGACCGTGGCCGCGTTCCAGCCTTGGATGGCGCGATAGTTCGGCTGGCCGGGCTGGTAGCCCGCGCCCGCGCGCCAGCCATGGGCGCGCAGGAAATTCGCGGTCGAAGCAAGCGCATCGGCGGTCGAGCCGACGAGATCGATGCGGCCGTTGCCGTCGCCGTCCACCCCGTAGCGCAGGATGCTGCCAGGCAGGAACTGGGTCTGGCCGAGTTCGCCATGCTTGGCGCCGACGGAATTCCCCGACACGACGCCACGGTCCACGAGTTGCAGCGCCGCGATCAGATGTCCGGTGAAGAACTCCGAGCGCCGGCAATCATATGCGAGCGTGGCGGTGGCGGAGATCAGGTTCGTGTCGCCCATGAAGCCACCGAAGGCCGTTTCCATGCCCCAGATGGCGATCAGCGGACCGGCGGGAACGCCGTAGCGAGCCTCGAGATTGGCGAAGAGTTTCGCATTCTGCGCCTTCAGCCGCTTGCCCTTGGCGACGATGGTGGTGGCGCCGCGAACCTGCATGAACTTCTCGAGCGAGTACTTGAAGCTCTTCTGGCCGCGATCGGCGTTGATCGTGCTTTGCGAATAGCGCGCGCCCTGCAACGCCGCCAATCCGCGCTGTCCGACGCCGGCCCTGGCGGCCTCCCCCGCCATCTGTTGTTTCCAGTTGTCGAACCCGGCCGAAGTATTGCCGCAAGTGGCCGCGTGCGCAGTTCCTGTCGCCAGTCCCAGCGCCAGGAGCGCTGCCGCGAAAATTCCGCCTTTCGGCATTTATGCCATCTCCATCTTTCGCAAGATGCACCTGACCGGGACGCGCCCGTCGCAGTGCATCCGATGATAAAACCGGTGCGGAATACTGTTTGCCCATTCCCGCACGTGCGCCAATGGCACACAATCACGTCCAATCTTTGTCATATCGAAACGGGAATGGCGAGATGGGCGATGTCGACGTGGTTATCGTGGGAGCGGGCTCGGCAGGCCTGTCGGCAGCGAAAGCGGTACGGGCCGCAGGGCGGAGTTTCATCGTCGTCGAGGCGATGGACCGGATCGGCGGCCGCGCCTGGACCACGAGCGATGATTTCGGCGTTCCCTTCGACATAGGTTGCGCTTGGCTCCATGCCGGCGACCGCAACCCCTACTACGCGGATGCCCAGGCGGCGAAATGGACGCTCTACCATCACGACATGAACCTCGATCACCTCTACTACGGCAACCGCAAGGCAAGCGAGGAGGAAGAGGCCGAGGTGCGCAAGGCCGATGGCACGCTCTCGCAACTGCTCGAAAGCCATTCTTCCGACGACGACCGGCTGTCTTCGCTCCTGGCGAAGGGGCATGCGGTGCGGGCGGCGGCCACTTTCTCCGGCCCCATGGACTTCGGCAAGGACGACGACGAGATCTCGATCGCCGACTTTCGCGCGGCGGCCGATCTCGATCCGAACTATTTTACCAAAGAAGGATTCGGGGCGCTGGTGGCGCAGTTCGGAGCGGACGTGCCGGTGGAGCTTTCGGCCCCCGTCACGAAAATCCGCTGGGACCTGCCTGGCGTGGCGGTGGAAACCGCCAAGGGCACGATCCGGGCAAAGGCGGCAATCGTGACAGCTTCCCCGGCGGTCCTGGCCTATGAAGAGATCGCGTTCGATCCGGCCCTGCCAGACGCCTACGAGGAAGCATTCTTCGACCTGCCGATGGGCATGCTCACCAAGATCCCGATCGAGATCAAGGACACGCGGCTCGGTTTGGCCGCCTTCGACGACCTGCTCATCGAGCGCCATGCGCGCCATGACATCTTCTTCCTGTGCTTTCCCTTCGACCTCGACCTGATGGTTGGTTTCGTCGGCGGCGATTTCGCCTGGGAGATGTCCGTTGCAGGAGAGGCCGCGGGCG
This region includes:
- a CDS encoding flavin monoamine oxidase family protein, whose translation is MGDVDVVIVGAGSAGLSAAKAVRAAGRSFIVVEAMDRIGGRAWTTSDDFGVPFDIGCAWLHAGDRNPYYADAQAAKWTLYHHDMNLDHLYYGNRKASEEEEAEVRKADGTLSQLLESHSSDDDRLSSLLAKGHAVRAAATFSGPMDFGKDDDEISIADFRAAADLDPNYFTKEGFGALVAQFGADVPVELSAPVTKIRWDLPGVAVETAKGTIRAKAAIVTASPAVLAYEEIAFDPALPDAYEEAFFDLPMGMLTKIPIEIKDTRLGLAAFDDLLIERHARHDIFFLCFPFDLDLMVGFVGGDFAWEMSVAGEAAGVDFVVDRLCSIFGSDVKMHVGRSMMTNWGAEKYVRGAYAAARPGKAKARETLSRPLADRIWFAGEHLAGPLIQTCGGARLSGEAVAREVLRTLG
- the pyc gene encoding pyruvate carboxylase, producing the protein MPISKILVANRSEIAIRIFRAANELDIRTVAIWAEEDKYSLHRFKADESYPIGRGPHLAKDMGPIESYLSIEEVMRVAKLSGADAIHPGYGLLSESPEFAEACAENGIVFIGPKAETMRRLGNKVAARNLAIEIGVPVVPATGPLPDDPEAIKALAADVGYPVMLKASWGGGGRGMRSIRSEADLLREVTEGKREAKAAFGKDEVYLEKLIERARHVEVQVLGDTHGNAVHLFERDCSIQRRNQKVVERAPAPYLSQDLRDELCGYALKLAKDTAYIGAGTVEFLQDADTGKFYFIEVNPRIQVEHTVTEEVTGIDIVKAQIHILDGFAIGTPESGVPAQADIKLNGHALQCRITTEDPEQNFIPDYGRITAYRGATGFGIRLDGGTAYSGAVITRFYDPLLEKVTAWAPTPQEAIARMDRALREFRIRGVATNLTFLEAIITHPQFRDNSYTTRFIDSTPELFNQVKRRDRATKLLNYLADVTVNGHPEARGRPRPNPDAAAPVVPFVGGEVPEGSKQLLDRLGPENFAKWMRLEQRVLVTDTTMRDGHQSLLATRVRTYDIGRIAGAYARALPQLLSLECWGGATFDVAMRFLTEDPWERLDKVRKGAPNLLLQMLLRGANGVGYTNYPDNVVRHFVKQAAAGGIDLFRVFDCLNWVENMRVAMDAVIEEGKLCEATICYTGDILDPARSKYDLKYYAALAKELEAAGAHIIAVKDMAGLLKPGAARVLFKALREETGLPIHFHTHDTSGISAATVLAAIESGVDAVDTAMDALSGDTSQPCLGSIAEALKGSDRDPGLDPAWIRRISFYWEAVRNQYAAFESDLKGPASEVYLHEMPGGQFTNLKEQARSLGLETRWHEVAQAYHDVNLMFGDIVKVTPSSKVVGDMALMMVSQDLTVADVENPAKDIAFPDSVVSMLRGDLGQSPGGWPEALQKKALKGEKPITVRPGSLLKPADLPAVRAEAEEKLGREISEFEFASSLMYPKVFADFAAAQEAYGPVSVLPTPTYFYGMTPEEEIFVDIERGKTLVIRCLAIGEPDEKGMVTVFFELNGQPRRVKVPDRAHGASNGKARRKAEPGNDLHVGAPMPGVVSTLAIAAGQEVKAGDVLLSIEAMKMETALHAERDGKIAEVLVHAGDQIDAKDLLVVYAE
- a CDS encoding DUF6867 family protein, with translation MEKANGLLWEVSAWEFVFVTIILAGAAAFMTGRSAANVWLEKRQLVVYLVLLAAATRFIHFALFSGSLLTIYYYVIDLAVLLVIGFAGMRMTRSKQMATQYGFAFDRAGPFGWKRR
- a CDS encoding branched-chain amino acid ABC transporter substrate-binding protein; translation: MKKSLLAGVALTFAMSSAAYADILIGTAGPMTGQYASFGAQMKAGAEQAVEDINAAGGVNGEMLKLFIGDDACDPKQAVAVANQAAGEGVAFMAGHFCSGSSIPASAVYAEEGIVQISPASTNPKFTDERPGEGIFRVCGRDDQQGAVAGQFLVDNFADKKVAFVHDKTAYGKGLADATMAAYEAAGGKPAMYEAYTAGEKDYTALVSKLKSEGVGVLYVGGYHTEAGLMARQMREQGMDTVLVSGDALVTDEYWAITGDAGEGTLMTFSPDPRKNETAAPLVEKFRAKGIEPEGYVLYTYAAIQAWADAVKTAGSTDFEPVVKALDDGTFETVLGSLEFDDKGDVTLPGYVFYEWKDGNYDYLVQ
- a CDS encoding ABC transporter ATP-binding protein, producing the protein MVSAMDKTATAGGAHRWDVDPVLTVEHLTMRFGGLVAVSDLSFNVGRGDITALIGPNGAGKTTVFNCVTGFYKPTEGRTVMRHGAGLQQDVIDEVTDSGLRWKQDANSAVFLLERMPDFEISHRAKVARTFQNIRLFGGMTVLENLLVAQHNPLMKASAFTFGGIVGIPAYKRAEREAIDRAVYWLEQVRLIERADDPAADLPYGDQRRLEIARAMCTEPLLLCLDEPAAGLNPRESQELNELLKFIRENHGTSVLLIEHDMGVVMEISDHIVVLDYGVKISDGDADHVRNDPKVIAAYLGVDDEEEIDIPEVLHDVEDAEARSGTTLHDEGGKA
- a CDS encoding lytic murein transglycosylase — translated: MPKGGIFAAALLALGLATGTAHAATCGNTSAGFDNWKQQMAGEAARAGVGQRGLAALQGARYSQSTINADRGQKSFKYSLEKFMQVRGATTIVAKGKRLKAQNAKLFANLEARYGVPAGPLIAIWGMETAFGGFMGDTNLISATATLAYDCRRSEFFTGHLIAALQLVDRGVVSGNSVGAKHGELGQTQFLPGSILRYGVDGDGNGRIDLVGSTADALASTANFLRAHGWRAGAGYQPGQPNYRAIQGWNAATVYQKAIAIMAQQIDG
- a CDS encoding ABC transporter ATP-binding protein gives rise to the protein MSPSEPMLSVRKVETYYGKIVALRGVDVDVYPGEIVTLIGANGAGKSTLMMTICGSPQARSGQIVYDGQDITAMPTHEIIRLGIAQSPEGRRIFPRMTVMENLQMGASLVADEHFDGDLKRIFELFPRLKERAGQRGGTLSGGEQQMLAIARALMGRPKLLLLDEPSLGLAPLIVKQIFEVIKELNRTDGLTVFLVEQNAFHALKLAHRGYVMVNGSITMSGTGAELLKREEVRAAYLEGGRH